A section of the Saccharopolyspora gregorii genome encodes:
- a CDS encoding DUF3046 domain-containing protein, protein MRHTDFRERMAEEFGRLRAEMLAEDHVLSTLGGRTADQALEAGYSPKQVWLALCDVFEVPAARR, encoded by the coding sequence ATGCGACACACCGATTTCCGCGAACGCATGGCCGAGGAGTTCGGCAGGCTGCGCGCCGAGATGCTCGCCGAGGACCACGTGCTGTCGACGCTCGGCGGCCGCACCGCGGACCAGGCCCTGGAGGCCGGGTACTCGCCGAAGCAGGTGTGGCTGGCGCTGTGCGACGTCTTCGAGGTCCCGGCCGCGCGCCGCTGA
- a CDS encoding regulatory protein RecX, whose protein sequence is MWRSTDHAPRSPDDAAESGSGAARSPDTGASAEFVSADGSAARTGKRRRRSELTTGEPEPGEPEPAPSGRRGGRRGGQRREERPPGVPQSPEASARDIVYRLLAVRARSRSELRNALLRKEIDEDVADAVLQKFVDAGLVDDAEFAEAWVNERQRNQGLGRKALGYELRRKGVEEHLVAEALSAVDPDAEEERARELVRRKLRSARVDDQEKLLRRLVGMLARKGYSEGLAFRVAKDELGRADDPDLS, encoded by the coding sequence GTGTGGCGCAGCACGGACCACGCGCCCCGTTCGCCGGACGATGCCGCGGAATCCGGCTCCGGTGCGGCGCGCTCGCCGGACACCGGCGCGTCCGCCGAGTTCGTGTCGGCGGACGGTTCCGCCGCGCGCACCGGCAAACGCCGTCGCCGCAGCGAGCTGACCACCGGCGAACCCGAACCCGGCGAACCCGAACCCGCACCGAGCGGTCGGCGTGGCGGTCGGCGTGGCGGGCAGCGCCGCGAGGAACGTCCGCCGGGCGTGCCGCAGTCCCCGGAGGCCTCGGCCCGCGACATCGTGTACCGGCTGCTGGCGGTGCGCGCCCGCAGCCGGTCCGAACTGCGGAACGCCTTGCTGCGCAAGGAGATCGACGAGGACGTCGCGGACGCGGTGCTGCAGAAGTTCGTCGACGCGGGCCTGGTCGACGACGCCGAGTTCGCCGAGGCCTGGGTCAACGAGCGCCAGCGCAACCAGGGCCTGGGCCGCAAGGCGCTCGGCTACGAGCTGCGCCGCAAGGGCGTCGAGGAGCACCTCGTCGCCGAGGCGCTCTCCGCGGTGGACCCGGACGCCGAGGAGGAGCGGGCGCGGGAACTGGTGCGCCGCAAGCTCCGCTCCGCCCGGGTCGACGACCAGGAGAAGCTGCTGCGCCGGCTCGTCGGCATGCTCGCGCGCAAGGGTTACTCCGAAGGCCTCGCCTTCCGGGTCGCGAAGGACGAACTCGGGCGAGCGGACGACCCGGACCTGTCCTGA
- the eda gene encoding bifunctional 4-hydroxy-2-oxoglutarate aldolase/2-dehydro-3-deoxy-phosphogluconate aldolase: MNTASEVLELSPVVPVVALDDVAHAVPLGQALLRGGIRTIEVTLRTPAGLPAIERLAAEVPEIVVGAGTITEVGQADKAREAGARYIVTPGATDRLLDDVDATGLPYLAGVSTVAEAMRLAERGVTAMKFFPAEPSGGVPYLKSIAGPLPQLRFCPTGGISVDNAGRYLALPNVGCVGGSWLAPKQLLAAGQWGQVEALARQAAALG; the protein is encoded by the coding sequence ATGAACACTGCCTCCGAAGTGCTCGAGCTCAGCCCCGTCGTGCCCGTCGTCGCCCTCGACGACGTCGCCCACGCGGTGCCGCTCGGCCAAGCCCTGCTGCGCGGCGGCATCCGCACCATCGAAGTCACCCTGCGCACCCCCGCGGGCCTGCCCGCCATCGAACGGCTCGCCGCGGAAGTTCCGGAGATCGTCGTCGGGGCGGGCACCATCACCGAGGTCGGCCAGGCCGACAAGGCGCGCGAAGCCGGCGCCCGGTACATCGTCACGCCCGGCGCCACCGACCGGCTGCTCGACGACGTGGACGCCACCGGACTGCCCTACCTCGCGGGAGTCAGCACCGTCGCCGAGGCGATGCGGCTCGCCGAGCGCGGGGTCACCGCGATGAAGTTCTTCCCCGCCGAACCCAGCGGCGGGGTGCCGTACCTCAAGTCCATCGCCGGGCCGCTGCCGCAGCTGCGGTTCTGCCCCACCGGCGGCATCAGCGTCGACAACGCGGGCCGCTACCTGGCGCTGCCCAACGTGGGCTGCGTCGGCGGCTCGTGGCTGGCGCCGAAGCAGCTGCTCGCCGCCGGGCAGTGGGGACAGGTCGAAGCGCTGGCGCGGCAAGCCGCGGCGCTGGGTTGA
- the recA gene encoding recombinase RecA — protein MAATPDKGKALELALAQIDKQYGKGSVMRLGDESRAPVEVIPTGSISLDVALGIGGLPRGRIVEIYGPESSGKTSVALHAVANAQKLGGTAAFIDAEHALDPEYAKSIGVDTDALLVSQPDTGEQALEIADMLIRSGALDCIVIDSVAALVPRAEIEGEMGDSHVGLQARLMSQALRKLTSALYNAKTTAIFINQLREKVGVMFGSPETTTGGKALKFYSSVRLDVRRIETLKDGSDAVGNRTRVKVVKNKTAPPFKQAEFDIIYGIGISREGSLIDMGVEQGIIRKSGAWYTYEGDQLGQGKENARKFMRENPDVANEIEKRIKEKLGIGAKLDDEQAAEPAPVEF, from the coding sequence ATGGCAGCGACACCGGACAAGGGCAAGGCGCTCGAACTGGCCCTCGCCCAGATCGACAAGCAGTACGGCAAGGGATCGGTGATGCGGCTCGGCGACGAGTCGCGGGCGCCGGTCGAGGTCATCCCCACCGGGTCCATCTCGCTGGACGTGGCGCTGGGGATCGGCGGCCTGCCACGGGGTCGCATCGTGGAGATCTACGGCCCGGAGAGCAGCGGTAAGACCTCGGTCGCGCTGCACGCGGTGGCCAACGCCCAGAAGCTCGGCGGCACCGCCGCGTTCATCGACGCCGAGCACGCGCTGGACCCGGAGTACGCCAAGTCGATCGGGGTGGACACCGACGCGCTGCTGGTCTCCCAGCCCGACACCGGTGAGCAGGCGCTGGAGATCGCGGACATGCTGATCCGCTCCGGTGCGCTGGACTGCATCGTGATCGACTCGGTGGCCGCGCTGGTGCCCCGCGCCGAGATCGAGGGCGAGATGGGCGACAGCCACGTCGGCCTCCAGGCCCGGCTGATGAGCCAGGCGCTGCGCAAGCTCACCTCCGCGCTCTACAACGCCAAGACCACCGCGATCTTCATCAACCAGCTCCGCGAGAAGGTCGGCGTCATGTTCGGCAGCCCGGAGACGACCACCGGTGGTAAGGCGCTGAAGTTCTACTCCTCGGTGCGGCTGGACGTGCGGCGGATCGAGACGCTCAAGGACGGCTCCGACGCGGTGGGCAACCGCACCCGGGTCAAGGTGGTGAAGAACAAGACCGCGCCGCCGTTCAAGCAGGCCGAGTTCGACATCATCTACGGCATCGGGATCAGCCGCGAGGGTTCGCTGATCGACATGGGCGTGGAGCAGGGCATCATCCGCAAGTCCGGTGCCTGGTACACGTACGAGGGCGACCAGCTGGGCCAGGGCAAGGAGAACGCCCGCAAGTTCATGCGGGAGAACCCGGACGTGGCGAACGAGATCGAGAAGCGGATCAAGGAGAAGCTCGGCATCGGGGCCAAGCTCGACGACGAGCAGGCCGCGGAACCGGCTCCCGTCGAGTTCTGA
- a CDS encoding HAD family hydrolase produces the protein MRVGGGAGTAARHIVWDWNGTLLDDNDAVVAAVNAVCAEFGRDPIDLEHWRTVFSRPLQQCYERLLERPLTEADWNKLDVLYHEHYRELLHTARLAPGVPDELHSWSAAGRTQSLLSMWFHDELVPLITELELLPLFERVDGLRTEVGGGAKAEHLDHHLTAQRLRPADVVLIGDVLDDALAADKVGTGCVLVTTGVMSRSALEPAGVPVVDSIPDALALITDELAA, from the coding sequence ATGCGAGTCGGTGGTGGCGCGGGAACGGCGGCACGGCACATCGTGTGGGACTGGAACGGCACGTTGCTCGACGACAACGACGCCGTGGTCGCGGCGGTGAACGCGGTCTGCGCCGAGTTCGGCAGGGACCCGATCGACCTGGAGCACTGGCGGACGGTGTTCAGCCGCCCGCTGCAGCAGTGCTACGAGCGGCTGCTGGAGCGTCCGCTGACCGAAGCGGACTGGAACAAGCTGGACGTGCTCTACCACGAGCACTACCGGGAACTGCTGCACACGGCGCGGCTCGCCCCGGGCGTGCCGGACGAACTGCACAGCTGGTCGGCGGCCGGGCGCACCCAGTCGCTGCTGTCGATGTGGTTCCACGACGAACTGGTCCCGCTGATCACCGAGCTGGAGCTGCTGCCGCTGTTCGAGCGCGTCGACGGGCTGCGCACCGAGGTGGGCGGCGGCGCCAAGGCCGAGCACCTGGACCACCACCTCACCGCGCAGCGGTTGCGGCCGGCGGACGTGGTGCTCATCGGCGACGTCCTCGACGACGCGCTCGCCGCCGACAAGGTCGGCACCGGCTGCGTGCTGGTGACGACGGGCGTGATGAGCCGGTCCGCGCTGGAACCGGCGGGGGTGCCGGTCGTCGACTCCATCCCGGACGCCCTCGCCCTGATCACCGACGAGCTCGCCGCCTGA
- a CDS encoding polysaccharide deacetylase family protein, producing MHLRANRHRSPEPHRRPRRALGALLLAALLGIAGASPASAEPDRTPGSGTVVSFTFDDGSVSQTSGAEVLQRHGMRGTFYIISGAIGSPGYLGHDELRRIADAGHEIGGHTVTHPDLTSVSPDEMRRQICDDRANLEQWGYQATSFTTPFNETDQNVRKAVQDCGYNSARTMGGLRAPGDCADCPAAESTPPADPYEIRSPGMIRRETTVDDLKEAVTRADDAGGGWVPLVLHQTCEMCGPLGLNPRVLDEFAGWLHDRGTPVRTVHEIVGGRVAPVHRASPPQDRDRPVNASLEHAGPDGLPIGWETGGWGTNTPVWTRTRDAHEGRWAQRLDMTRFTDGDAKLMSTLDLGEYSLPAHTGHNYTLSTWYKSTAPTQLAVYYRDRVGQWRYWAAGPTFAPAEQWSRAHWTTPPVPKEATGLSYGLALFSPGSVTTDDYQVRVDAKATNESSCRELDWWVPRRWLCP from the coding sequence ATGCACCTGCGCGCCAACCGACACCGCTCGCCGGAGCCGCACCGCCGGCCCCGGCGAGCGCTCGGCGCCCTGCTGCTCGCCGCGCTCCTCGGCATCGCCGGGGCCAGCCCCGCCAGCGCCGAACCGGACCGCACCCCCGGCTCGGGGACCGTCGTCAGCTTCACCTTCGACGACGGCAGCGTCTCGCAGACCTCCGGCGCCGAAGTGCTGCAGCGGCACGGCATGCGCGGCACCTTCTACATCATCTCCGGCGCCATCGGCAGCCCCGGCTACCTCGGTCACGACGAGCTGCGGCGGATCGCCGACGCCGGACACGAGATCGGCGGGCACACCGTCACCCACCCCGACCTCACCTCCGTCAGCCCCGACGAGATGCGCAGGCAGATCTGCGACGACCGGGCCAACCTGGAGCAGTGGGGCTACCAGGCCACCTCGTTCACCACGCCGTTCAACGAAACCGACCAGAACGTGCGGAAGGCCGTGCAGGACTGCGGCTACAACAGCGCCCGCACCATGGGCGGTCTGCGCGCGCCCGGCGACTGCGCCGACTGCCCCGCCGCCGAATCCACCCCGCCCGCCGACCCGTACGAGATCCGCTCCCCCGGCATGATCCGGCGCGAGACCACCGTCGACGACCTCAAGGAGGCGGTGACCCGCGCCGATGACGCAGGTGGCGGGTGGGTACCGCTGGTGCTGCACCAGACCTGCGAGATGTGCGGGCCCCTCGGGCTCAACCCCCGGGTCCTCGACGAGTTCGCGGGCTGGCTGCACGACCGCGGGACCCCGGTGCGCACCGTGCACGAGATCGTCGGCGGCCGGGTCGCACCCGTGCACCGGGCGTCCCCGCCGCAGGACCGGGACCGGCCGGTCAACGCGTCGCTCGAACACGCCGGGCCGGACGGGCTCCCGATCGGCTGGGAGACCGGCGGCTGGGGGACGAACACGCCGGTGTGGACCAGGACCCGCGACGCGCACGAAGGGCGGTGGGCGCAACGCCTGGACATGACCCGGTTCACCGACGGCGACGCGAAGCTGATGTCGACGCTGGACCTCGGCGAGTACTCGCTGCCCGCGCACACCGGGCACAACTACACCCTCAGCACCTGGTACAAGTCGACGGCGCCCACCCAGCTCGCCGTGTACTACCGGGACCGGGTCGGGCAGTGGCGCTACTGGGCGGCCGGACCGACCTTCGCGCCCGCCGAGCAGTGGTCGAGGGCGCACTGGACGACCCCGCCGGTTCCGAAGGAGGCGACCGGGCTCAGCTACGGGCTCGCCCTGTTCTCGCCGGGTTCGGTCACCACCGACGACTACCAGGTGCGGGTCGACGCGAAGGCCACCAACGAGAGCTCCTGCCGCGAACTGGACTGGTGGGTCCCGCGGCGGTGGCTGTGCCCGTGA
- the edd gene encoding phosphogluconate dehydratase, with protein MATHAAIHPVVARVTERIAQRSARTRREYLERIDSAAADGPTRAGMPCSNLAHGFAGCSGADRIAVRGETKPGVAIVSAYNDMLSAHQPYDEYPAWIKDAVRDAGGVAQFAGGVPAMCDGITQGRAGMELSLFSRDVIAMATGVALSHEMFDGALLLGVCDKIVPGLLIGALAFGHLPTILVPAGPMPSGLPNGEKSRVRQLFAEGKATREDLLEAESASYHSPGTCTFYGTANSNQLVVEVMGLHLPGSSFVAPGTPLRRALTDEASRRVVQLARGEERTPIGRLLDERALVNGVVALLATGGSTNHTLHLPAIAAAAGIELTWDDFAELSAVVPSLSRVYPNGSADINHFAAAGGVQTLIGQLLDAGLLHPDVHTVAGYGLDRYRQQPFLEDGELVWRDAPAESLDPDVLRGVDDPFAPDGGLRVLRGNLGSSVIKVSAVKPEHRVVTAPARVFDDQHRFTELFRTGELDHDVVVVIRNQGPQANGMPELHGLTPALGVLMDRGHQVALVTDGRMSGASGKIPAAIQLTPEATAGGPLARVRDGDMVRLDAENGTLEVLVGDDDFAAREPAPGAAATQHGTGRELFAAFRHAVGRADQGASVFAPQQRTDAPSDLPV; from the coding sequence ATGGCGACGCACGCGGCCATCCATCCCGTCGTTGCTCGGGTCACCGAGCGCATCGCGCAGCGCAGCGCGCGCACCCGGCGCGAGTACCTCGAACGCATCGACTCCGCCGCCGCTGACGGCCCGACCCGTGCCGGGATGCCCTGCAGCAACCTGGCCCACGGCTTCGCGGGCTGTAGCGGCGCCGACCGGATCGCGGTGCGCGGCGAGACCAAGCCGGGCGTGGCGATCGTGTCGGCGTACAACGACATGCTCTCCGCGCACCAGCCCTACGACGAATACCCCGCGTGGATCAAGGACGCGGTGCGCGACGCGGGCGGCGTCGCCCAGTTCGCCGGCGGTGTCCCCGCCATGTGCGACGGCATCACCCAGGGCCGCGCGGGCATGGAACTGTCGCTGTTCTCCCGCGACGTGATCGCGATGGCCACCGGAGTCGCGCTCTCCCACGAGATGTTCGACGGGGCGCTGCTGCTCGGCGTGTGCGACAAGATCGTGCCCGGGCTGCTCATCGGCGCACTCGCCTTCGGGCACCTGCCGACGATCCTGGTGCCGGCCGGGCCGATGCCCTCCGGGCTGCCCAACGGCGAGAAGAGCCGCGTCCGGCAGCTGTTCGCCGAGGGCAAGGCGACCCGGGAAGACCTCCTCGAAGCCGAGTCGGCCTCCTACCACTCCCCCGGCACCTGCACCTTCTACGGCACCGCGAACTCCAACCAGCTCGTCGTCGAAGTGATGGGGCTGCACCTGCCCGGCTCCAGCTTCGTCGCGCCCGGCACCCCGCTGCGGCGTGCCCTCACCGACGAGGCCTCGCGGCGCGTCGTGCAGCTCGCCCGCGGCGAGGAGCGCACCCCGATCGGCCGGTTGCTCGACGAACGAGCCCTGGTCAACGGCGTCGTCGCGCTGCTCGCCACCGGCGGCTCCACCAACCACACGCTGCACCTGCCCGCCATCGCCGCCGCCGCGGGCATCGAACTCACCTGGGACGACTTCGCCGAGCTCTCCGCCGTCGTGCCCTCCCTGTCGCGGGTCTACCCCAACGGCTCCGCCGACATCAACCACTTCGCCGCCGCCGGAGGCGTGCAGACCCTCATCGGCCAGCTGCTCGACGCCGGACTGCTGCACCCCGACGTGCACACCGTCGCCGGGTACGGACTCGACCGGTACCGGCAGCAGCCGTTCCTCGAGGACGGCGAGCTGGTGTGGCGCGATGCCCCCGCCGAGAGCCTCGACCCGGACGTGCTGCGCGGCGTCGACGACCCGTTCGCGCCCGACGGCGGGCTGCGCGTGCTGCGCGGCAACCTCGGCAGCTCGGTCATCAAGGTCTCCGCGGTCAAGCCGGAGCACCGCGTCGTCACCGCGCCCGCGCGCGTCTTCGACGACCAGCACCGGTTCACCGAGCTGTTCCGCACCGGCGAACTCGACCACGACGTCGTGGTCGTCATCCGCAACCAGGGGCCGCAGGCCAACGGCATGCCCGAGCTGCACGGGCTCACCCCCGCGCTCGGCGTGCTCATGGACCGCGGACACCAGGTCGCGCTGGTCACCGACGGACGCATGTCCGGGGCCTCCGGCAAGATCCCCGCCGCCATCCAGCTCACCCCCGAAGCCACCGCGGGCGGACCGCTCGCGCGGGTGCGCGACGGCGACATGGTCCGGCTCGACGCCGAGAACGGCACCCTCGAAGTGCTCGTCGGCGACGACGACTTCGCCGCCCGCGAACCCGCCCCCGGCGCCGCCGCCACCCAGCACGGCACCGGCCGCGAACTGTTCGCCGCCTTCCGCCACGCCGTCGGCCGCGCCGACCAGGGCGCTAGCGTGTTCGCACCGCAGCAGCGCACCGACGCGCCGAGCGACCTGCCCGTCTGA